TGCATCAAGATTGGGGAAAATAAATACATTGGCTTTTCCGGCAACCTTGGAATCGGGCGCTTTTCTTTGAGCTACATCAGGTACAAATGCTGCATCAAATTGCAGCTCTCCATCGATGACTAGATCCGGATTTTTCTTTTTAACCTTACTTAGTGCCCTGGTGACCAATTCAATACTTTCGTGACTGGCACTGCCTTTGGTTGAAAATGAAAGCATGGCAACAATTGGCTCTGCACCGGTCAACAATGTATGTGTTCGGGCCGAATCAATGGCAATATCAGCTAACTGGTCACTGTCAGGATAAGGCACCACACCGCAATCACCATAGGTGATCGTTTTTCCATCCTTCAAATTCATTAAAAATATGCTGGACACGATGGAAGAATGAGGGGCTAAACCAATGCATTTTAATGCTGACCGAATCACATCACCTGTTGTAGCAACAGATCCTGCAACACATCCATCCGCAAGACCAGCAGCTACCAGAGAGGCCGCAATGTAGAGAGGCGATTCTAAAGCCGTTTCAGCATCTGTCTCAGTTACATTTTTTGTTTTATTTCGTTCAACATATGCCGATACCAGCTGGGCTTTTTCAGGAAGAGAGGCCGGATCAATAAATTCAATAGCTTCAGCTAAATGAATGCCCAAATTCTTGGCATTCGATATTATAGTTTCCTCTTGACCAATAAGAATTACAGAACAGATTTCTTTTTGACTTAGAAACTCCGCTGCCTTTAAAACCCGGCGGTCTTCAGGCTCGGGAAATACAATTCTTGCACTGTTTTTTCCTACTCTTTTAGTAACCTCTTTTATCAGATCCATTATAGTAATATTAAAATTGCAACGAGTGCTATAGATAGTCCTATCCATTGCATAGTGCTTACAGAATCATTCCATCGCAATAATCCCAATGCCGTTCCACCTGCTACACTCAACATATTTACCATTGGATAAGCAATTGATCCTGAGATGTCAGCAAGAGCATAAATTAAAAAAATCGAGGAATATAAATTAGGAAGCCCTATCAGCGTACCAAGCTTAAACTCTTCACGAGTGAATAGCTGTCCCTTTCTATAAATGCTGGAGATAAAGCCTATAAAAAAAGCCCCCAGAAAGACCAACCCCATAAATATCAATTCATTTAATTCAGTACTGAATTCCTCTTCATAGACCTTAAGTGAGGCGTCCGCAAATCCTGATAATGCAAATACAATCAGTAGTAACCATCCTGCATTAATAGTTCCTACCTTGACTTCGGTTTTTTTGGGTTTAAGCAAAATCAGAGAAGCAAAAACCAATATTACGCCGATAGTTTTTAAAAATGTCAGGTATTCACTATAAAGAATTACAGATAGTAAAACTGGTACCAAAAGTGATAGTCTCATTGCCGTTATCGTGACCCCCACACCATTGGTATGTACTGACTTGCTGTAGGCAATAAAGTTGGCAATAAAAAAGATGCCTACCACAAGGCAAAATCCAAAAAAGAGTAGATCGGTATTAAGAAAACCGAAGCCTGCTTTCAATGTACCCCAGACTAATGCAAATAATGCAGCCACCAAATAATTTGCAGTAAGCGTATTTAGAGTTCGTAGCTGCTTTACTTCGGTAACCTTTAGAAAATGAGCTATTAAAAGAGAACAAAAAGCACTTAAAAATATAAAAAGATAGGCCATTACCTTTCAGGAATCAGCTCTTGTGATGTATTGCCGTACATTTGAGGATCCTGTGAACGGTCATGCAACCTCCGTGAAGTGTAGGGAATATTTCTCTGAAGGAATTGAAAAATGGATCCCATCTCTGTTCTTCTTTCCTGTAAGGCCCTCGCAAAGAAATAGGGGAAAATATGATGTTTCTTATCCTCTCCTGCATCAGAAACATACAGTTCTGATTGTTGGTTAATTTGAGAGCCAAAAATTACAGTGGCATTTGAATTCATTCCGGTTATTGCTTGAGAAATGCCACGCAAAGGCTGCTTAAGATCAATCTCACTCTCGGAAATTTGTGAGTCCTCATTTAATGCTCGGAATTCTATGTCGGCCAGAAGTATTAATTTATCGTTTGTCAATGTCGATATGCCGTTAAATATTCGGCCCATATTAATTTTATCTGACTCACTGCCTGTAGTTTTAAAGCCTAAGTCAAACTCATCATTCTGCTTCTCAACCGTTCCATAACCGTTCAAATACACATAAACATCGGTGCTGTCTCCGGTACTGGATTTTATCTCTGATAGGATATTTTCAACGCTTTGCCAATCGGTGATATCCTTGAGTTCATAGATATTTGAAGGAATCAGCCCAATTGCATTTTCCAAATAGGTTTTAATCAGACGCGCGTCCCTATGGGCATGCGATCTTTTTTCAAATGGTGCACTATAGTTTTCATTGCTGATCACTAATGCCCTGGAATTGGGGTTCACGCCGGATAGTATTGGAATATTGCTCTCTACGTCAACATTCCCAAAAGGTACTATAGGTACGGCGACCACTTCACTTTCTCTAGAAAAATCAGAGTTACGCCAAATTAACTCCGCATCTTCCCTGGCTATATAATTCTCGGAAATACCATATAGTATTCTATACCAATCCGGCTCAACATTCTCCAATATCTGCAGCTGACTGCCCTGAATAAGTTCCGCAAGAATGTTACCGGGGTCTTGGTCCGGTTTACTACGAAGTTCAGCCACAGGTGAAGTAATTCTTGCAAAAGGCTGAAGTATCTGGTTTAAAGGGTATTTAAATGTATAAACGGAATCGGCATAGGTGACGTCAACCCTGACCTCTTTCGTATCTATACCTTGAAGTTCAAGGGAACTTAGCAGGCTGCCTAAATTTACAGAAAGCTCGCCGTTTCGGAATTCCTGATTTTCATTTTGTACTAATATTTCTTCGCCATATCTAATATCGATTAATGCCGAATCTTCTTCAGTGCTTTCTACCTGCAGAGTGTCTTGTTCAATGAATGATCCGGTTTTTCTCAAGAAACGTTCTTCACCTGTCTCTCGTGGATTACCGGCAGGATTCAGATTCATTATTGTAGCCCCGGCAATGATTACGGCAGCTGAATTCAATGAAAGTGAGGCAGCTGAAGACTGTCCCCCATTAATTGCGTTTGAATTAGCTGCGTAGGCTGCAAGACAGGCACCTATCAGACCAAGTGCAACAAAGCCCGGCTTAAGTTTATAGTCTTGGATGGAACGTTGCACCAATACCTTTTCCGCAAATTCGTATTTGGTATTGGAGAGCATTTGTAATTTAAGATTGGGACTTTCGGGAGTCACCGGAGAACTCACTTCCAGGATTTCCTCTGTACTAATTACACTGTAATCATCGCGGTCAACAGCCGATTTATCTTTTACTGTCCATCTAGCACCGGTACAGGCCAATCCCGAAAATGCTATAAGCGAGATGAGTAAAATATTGAATGACCTTTTCAAACGCTTGTTCCTTTAAAGTGAAAATACAGCTCCGATACCAATTATATTCCTGAATTTAATATGATTTTCGTCACCTGGATTGGACAGCCAAAGCGGCAAATCATATCTAATTCGAATTCCTCTTGATTTACCAAGATAATCCGGAATATTAAGGGAAAACATAAAGCCAAGACCTGCATCTGATAATATACGATCTTCTTCAAAATCAGTAAGCCCGAGTGAAGTACCTGAATCAAAAAACAGGTAGGAACGTAATTTTAATACACTGCCGACAACGGGTATATTTCCAATAGCTTTGTCCAATGGATTAGGATAATCAAGTTCAAGATTAATCGCACCCATTGATGTATATATCGGGGCACTGCCCTGATTTAATGCTTCAAAATCCTGGTTCAGGTAACCTCTTAGGTTGGCTCCACCTGAAACCTGAAACACCCCCTCTTCCATCCAGTTTGTTGGGATGGTTC
This is a stretch of genomic DNA from Halalkalibaculum roseum. It encodes these proteins:
- the pta gene encoding phosphate acetyltransferase; amino-acid sequence: MDLIKEVTKRVGKNSARIVFPEPEDRRVLKAAEFLSQKEICSVILIGQEETIISNAKNLGIHLAEAIEFIDPASLPEKAQLVSAYVERNKTKNVTETDAETALESPLYIAASLVAAGLADGCVAGSVATTGDVIRSALKCIGLAPHSSIVSSIFLMNLKDGKTITYGDCGVVPYPDSDQLADIAIDSARTHTLLTGAEPIVAMLSFSTKGSASHESIELVTRALSKVKKKNPDLVIDGELQFDAAFVPDVAQRKAPDSKVAGKANVFIFPNLDAGNIAYKITERLAGAEATGPILQGLNKPVMDLSRGCDWKDIVNAACVAILKSVG
- a CDS encoding SH3 domain-containing protein → MKRSFNILLISLIAFSGLACTGARWTVKDKSAVDRDDYSVISTEEILEVSSPVTPESPNLKLQMLSNTKYEFAEKVLVQRSIQDYKLKPGFVALGLIGACLAAYAANSNAINGGQSSAASLSLNSAAVIIAGATIMNLNPAGNPRETGEERFLRKTGSFIEQDTLQVESTEEDSALIDIRYGEEILVQNENQEFRNGELSVNLGSLLSSLELQGIDTKEVRVDVTYADSVYTFKYPLNQILQPFARITSPVAELRSKPDQDPGNILAELIQGSQLQILENVEPDWYRILYGISENYIAREDAELIWRNSDFSRESEVVAVPIVPFGNVDVESNIPILSGVNPNSRALVISNENYSAPFEKRSHAHRDARLIKTYLENAIGLIPSNIYELKDITDWQSVENILSEIKSSTGDSTDVYVYLNGYGTVEKQNDEFDLGFKTTGSESDKINMGRIFNGISTLTNDKLILLADIEFRALNEDSQISESEIDLKQPLRGISQAITGMNSNATVIFGSQINQQSELYVSDAGEDKKHHIFPYFFARALQERRTEMGSIFQFLQRNIPYTSRRLHDRSQDPQMYGNTSQELIPER